The Glycine soja cultivar W05 chromosome 6, ASM419377v2, whole genome shotgun sequence genome has a window encoding:
- the LOC114417474 gene encoding splicing factor U2af large subunit B-like isoform X1 translates to MADYDERYEGNGEEEELHNSLPHPHPQPDSSPHPTHDDLTDSKSHHGSRDYDRDSSRSRDKEREKGRDREKKREKGRDRERDRSRDRDSERSRDKDRDREKSKDRERDRDRDGGEKERDRDRDRHHRDRHRDRGERRERTRDRDDDDHHRSRDFDRRRDYDREDRHRHRSRSQSQSRSGGRSEHRSRSRSRSRSKSKRTSGFDMAPPASAMLAGASAVAGQITGANPTIPGMFPNMFPLATNQMQQFSALPVMPVQAMTQQATRHARRVYVGGLPPTANEQSVATFFSQVMAKIGGNTAGPGDAVVNVYINHDKKFAFVEMRSVEEASNAMALDGIIFEGAPVKVRRPTDYNPSLAATLGPSQPNPNLNLGAVGLTPGSAGGLDGPDRIFVGGLPYYFTETQIRELLETFGPLRGFDLVKDRETGNSKGYAFCVYQDLAVTDIACAALNGIKMGDKTLTVRRANQGANPQQPKPEQESILMHAQQQIALQKLMLQPALVATKVVCLTHAVSSDELKDDEDYDEILDDMRQECSKFGTLVNVVIPRPPPDGEPAAGVGKVFLEYVDIDGATKARAGLNGRKFDGNQVVAVFYPENKFAQGDYEG, encoded by the exons ATGGCAGATTACGACGAGAGATACGAAGGGAacggagaagaagaggaacTTCACAATTCTCTTCCTCATCCTCATCCCCAGCCTGATTCCTCTCCTCACCCCACCCACGACGATCTCACCGATTCCAAATCTCAC CATGGGTCTCGCGATTATGACAGAGACTCTTCCAGAAGCAGAGATAAGGAACGGGAGAAAGGGAGAGacagggaaaaaaaaagagagaagggaaGGGACAGGGAAAGGGATAGAAGTAGGGATAGGGATTCAGAGAGAAGTAGGGACAAGGACAGAGATAGGGAGAAGAGCAAGGACAGGGAGAGGGACCGGGATCGTGATGGTGGTGAGAAGGAAAGGGATCGTGACAGGGACCGCCATCATAGAGATCGACACAGGGATCGTGGTGAGAGAAGGGAAAGGACAAGGGATAGAGATGACGATGATCATCACAGAAGTCGTGACTTTGACAG AAGAAGGGATTATGATAGAGAGGATAGGCATAGGCACAGGTCTCGGTCTCAGTCTCAATCCCGGTCAGGGGGTCGATCTGAGCATAGATCAAGGTCGCGTTCTCGTTCACGCTCAAAGAG CAAAAGGACTAGTGGTTTTGATATGGCTCCCCCTGCCTCTGCTATGTTGGCTGGTGCTTCTGCTGTTGCAG GTCAGATCACTGGGGCTAACCCTACAATTCCTGGAATGTTTCCAAATATGTTTCCGTTGGCTACAAATCag aTGCAACAATTTAGTGCTCTCCCTGTCATGCCAGTGCAGGCTATGACTCAACAG GCTACTCGACATGCTAGGCGGGTGTATGTTGGAGGCCTCCCTCCTACAGCTAATGAGCAG tcagttgcaactttcttcaGTCAAGTTATGGCTAAGATTGGTGGAAACACTGCTGGCCCAG GTGATGCTGTGGTCAATGTTTACATTAATCATGACAAGAAGTTTGCCTTTGTGGAGATGAGGTCTGTTGAGGAAGCTAGCAATGCGATGGCTCTGGATGGGATTATTTTTGAG GGGGCACCTGTTAAGGTCAGGAGACCTACTGATTATAATCCTTCCTTAGCTGCTACCCTAGGCCCAAGCCAACCTAACCCAAACCTTAATCTGGGTGCTGTTGGCTTAACACCTGGGTCGGCCGGTGGACTTGATGGTCCTGATCGGATTTTTGTTGGTGGACTTCCATATTACTTTACTGAAACACAGATCAGGGAGCTTTTAGAGACTTTTGGTCCTCTACGGGGATTTGATCTAGTGAAAGATAGAGAAACGGGTAACTCAAAGGGTTATGCATTTTGTGTTTACCAGGATCTTGCAGTTACAGATATTGCGTGTGCTGCTCTAAATGGAATAAAGATGGGAGATAAGACTCTTACAGTTAGACGAGCTAATCAAGGTGCAAACCCACAGCAGCCTAAACCTGAGCAAGAGAGCATTTTAATGCACGCACAGCAGCAGATTGCACTGCAG AAACTTATGTTGCAGCCAGCCTTAGTGGCAACAAAAGTGGTGTGTTTAACTCATGCAGTTTCTTCTGATGAGCTCAAAGATGATGAAGACTATGATGAGATTCTTGATGATATGAGACAGGAGTGCTCCAAATTTG GTACTTTGGTGAATGTGGTGATCCCACGACCACCGCCTGATGGTGAACCTGCCGCAGGAGTTGGAAAG GTGTTTTTGGAGTACGTTGATATTGATGGTGCTACAAAAGCCCGTGCTGGATTAAATGGGCGAAAATTTGATGGAAATCAAGTAGTAGCTGTTTTCTATCCAGAGAACAAATTTGCTCAGGGAGATTATGAAGGCTAA
- the LOC114417474 gene encoding splicing factor U2af large subunit B-like isoform X2 — translation MSTEESMHLFLVGLVRLQLETITYFGQITGANPTIPGMFPNMFPLATNQMQQFSALPVMPVQAMTQQATRHARRVYVGGLPPTANEQSVATFFSQVMAKIGGNTAGPGDAVVNVYINHDKKFAFVEMRSVEEASNAMALDGIIFEGAPVKVRRPTDYNPSLAATLGPSQPNPNLNLGAVGLTPGSAGGLDGPDRIFVGGLPYYFTETQIRELLETFGPLRGFDLVKDRETGNSKGYAFCVYQDLAVTDIACAALNGIKMGDKTLTVRRANQGANPQQPKPEQESILMHAQQQIALQKLMLQPALVATKVVCLTHAVSSDELKDDEDYDEILDDMRQECSKFGTLVNVVIPRPPPDGEPAAGVGKVFLEYVDIDGATKARAGLNGRKFDGNQVVAVFYPENKFAQGDYEG, via the exons ATGTCCACGGAGGAATCAATGCACCTGTTTTTGGTGGGTCTTGTTCGTCTTCAACTGGAAACTATTACCTACTTTG GTCAGATCACTGGGGCTAACCCTACAATTCCTGGAATGTTTCCAAATATGTTTCCGTTGGCTACAAATCag aTGCAACAATTTAGTGCTCTCCCTGTCATGCCAGTGCAGGCTATGACTCAACAG GCTACTCGACATGCTAGGCGGGTGTATGTTGGAGGCCTCCCTCCTACAGCTAATGAGCAG tcagttgcaactttcttcaGTCAAGTTATGGCTAAGATTGGTGGAAACACTGCTGGCCCAG GTGATGCTGTGGTCAATGTTTACATTAATCATGACAAGAAGTTTGCCTTTGTGGAGATGAGGTCTGTTGAGGAAGCTAGCAATGCGATGGCTCTGGATGGGATTATTTTTGAG GGGGCACCTGTTAAGGTCAGGAGACCTACTGATTATAATCCTTCCTTAGCTGCTACCCTAGGCCCAAGCCAACCTAACCCAAACCTTAATCTGGGTGCTGTTGGCTTAACACCTGGGTCGGCCGGTGGACTTGATGGTCCTGATCGGATTTTTGTTGGTGGACTTCCATATTACTTTACTGAAACACAGATCAGGGAGCTTTTAGAGACTTTTGGTCCTCTACGGGGATTTGATCTAGTGAAAGATAGAGAAACGGGTAACTCAAAGGGTTATGCATTTTGTGTTTACCAGGATCTTGCAGTTACAGATATTGCGTGTGCTGCTCTAAATGGAATAAAGATGGGAGATAAGACTCTTACAGTTAGACGAGCTAATCAAGGTGCAAACCCACAGCAGCCTAAACCTGAGCAAGAGAGCATTTTAATGCACGCACAGCAGCAGATTGCACTGCAG AAACTTATGTTGCAGCCAGCCTTAGTGGCAACAAAAGTGGTGTGTTTAACTCATGCAGTTTCTTCTGATGAGCTCAAAGATGATGAAGACTATGATGAGATTCTTGATGATATGAGACAGGAGTGCTCCAAATTTG GTACTTTGGTGAATGTGGTGATCCCACGACCACCGCCTGATGGTGAACCTGCCGCAGGAGTTGGAAAG GTGTTTTTGGAGTACGTTGATATTGATGGTGCTACAAAAGCCCGTGCTGGATTAAATGGGCGAAAATTTGATGGAAATCAAGTAGTAGCTGTTTTCTATCCAGAGAACAAATTTGCTCAGGGAGATTATGAAGGCTAA
- the LOC114417474 gene encoding splicing factor U2af large subunit B-like isoform X3, whose product MFPNMFPLATNQMQQFSALPVMPVQAMTQQATRHARRVYVGGLPPTANEQSVATFFSQVMAKIGGNTAGPGDAVVNVYINHDKKFAFVEMRSVEEASNAMALDGIIFEGAPVKVRRPTDYNPSLAATLGPSQPNPNLNLGAVGLTPGSAGGLDGPDRIFVGGLPYYFTETQIRELLETFGPLRGFDLVKDRETGNSKGYAFCVYQDLAVTDIACAALNGIKMGDKTLTVRRANQGANPQQPKPEQESILMHAQQQIALQKLMLQPALVATKVVCLTHAVSSDELKDDEDYDEILDDMRQECSKFGTLVNVVIPRPPPDGEPAAGVGKVFLEYVDIDGATKARAGLNGRKFDGNQVVAVFYPENKFAQGDYEG is encoded by the exons ATGTTTCCAAATATGTTTCCGTTGGCTACAAATCag aTGCAACAATTTAGTGCTCTCCCTGTCATGCCAGTGCAGGCTATGACTCAACAG GCTACTCGACATGCTAGGCGGGTGTATGTTGGAGGCCTCCCTCCTACAGCTAATGAGCAG tcagttgcaactttcttcaGTCAAGTTATGGCTAAGATTGGTGGAAACACTGCTGGCCCAG GTGATGCTGTGGTCAATGTTTACATTAATCATGACAAGAAGTTTGCCTTTGTGGAGATGAGGTCTGTTGAGGAAGCTAGCAATGCGATGGCTCTGGATGGGATTATTTTTGAG GGGGCACCTGTTAAGGTCAGGAGACCTACTGATTATAATCCTTCCTTAGCTGCTACCCTAGGCCCAAGCCAACCTAACCCAAACCTTAATCTGGGTGCTGTTGGCTTAACACCTGGGTCGGCCGGTGGACTTGATGGTCCTGATCGGATTTTTGTTGGTGGACTTCCATATTACTTTACTGAAACACAGATCAGGGAGCTTTTAGAGACTTTTGGTCCTCTACGGGGATTTGATCTAGTGAAAGATAGAGAAACGGGTAACTCAAAGGGTTATGCATTTTGTGTTTACCAGGATCTTGCAGTTACAGATATTGCGTGTGCTGCTCTAAATGGAATAAAGATGGGAGATAAGACTCTTACAGTTAGACGAGCTAATCAAGGTGCAAACCCACAGCAGCCTAAACCTGAGCAAGAGAGCATTTTAATGCACGCACAGCAGCAGATTGCACTGCAG AAACTTATGTTGCAGCCAGCCTTAGTGGCAACAAAAGTGGTGTGTTTAACTCATGCAGTTTCTTCTGATGAGCTCAAAGATGATGAAGACTATGATGAGATTCTTGATGATATGAGACAGGAGTGCTCCAAATTTG GTACTTTGGTGAATGTGGTGATCCCACGACCACCGCCTGATGGTGAACCTGCCGCAGGAGTTGGAAAG GTGTTTTTGGAGTACGTTGATATTGATGGTGCTACAAAAGCCCGTGCTGGATTAAATGGGCGAAAATTTGATGGAAATCAAGTAGTAGCTGTTTTCTATCCAGAGAACAAATTTGCTCAGGGAGATTATGAAGGCTAA